The following nucleotide sequence is from Pseudomonas sessilinigenes.
TGTCCGGCCGAGTGCATACGGCTGTTGAACAGGCGTTGGTCCGGGTCCACCCGGGCGATGAAAGAGCCGGGCTCGAGGGGCTGGGACAGGTGGTGCAGGATCTGTTCACCGTCCTGCAGTACCCGTAGCACCCGGGCCTCGCCAATCCAGCCGGTGTCGCTGGGTTGGCCGCCGCCCTGGGGATGGAAAGGCGTGGCGTCGAGGGTGGCGATAAACGAGTCGTCCACCCTGGTGCAGCCCAGGACTTGCACCGGGATATTCAATTCATCGTCTTGGAAATACAGGCGCAGCGTCATGTTCGAGACCTTGCAAGTGAGTGTTTTTTTATTATGTGGCGGCCTCGATTGCGTGATAATCCGTTCGAAACTCAATGGACTATTGCGTCATGAGCATAAATCTACCCCTGCCTTTGCTGGCCGAAATGGCCATTTTCGTCCGAGTGGTGGAGACCGGTAGCTTCTCCGAGGCCGCGCGCCAGCTGGGTTCTTCGCCTTCGGCGGTGAGCCGCAGCGTTTCGCGCCTGGAGAAGGCCCTGGCCACCCGCTTGCTGCAACGCACCACTCGCAAGCTGCGCTTGAGCGATGGTGGCGAGGAAGTGTTCAAGCGCTGCTGCGAGATGGTCAGCGCGGCGCGTTCGGTGATGGAGATCAGCGGCCAGTTCACCCACGAGGCCGAGGGCGTGGTGCGGGTCAGCGTGCCCAAGGCGGTGGGGCGTTTCGTGGTGCACCCGCACATGCCCGAGTTCCTGCGGCGTTACCCGAAGGTGGATGTGGAGTTACTGCACGAAGACCGGGACGTCGACCTGATCGACGATCATGTCGACCTGGCGATCCGCATCACCGACCGGCCGCCGCCTGGGTTGATCGGCCGCCAGTTGCTGCGCATCGATCATCTGCTGTGTGCCACGCCGCAGTACCTGGCGGAGCACGGCACGCCGGGCCATCCCCAGGACCTGCGCCAGCACAGTTGCATCTACCTGGGCGAGACGCCCAGCGACGCGCGCTGGAAGTTCACCCAGGGCAGCAAGGCGGTCACCGTGGCGGTGCGTGGGCGCTACGCCGCCAACCACACCGGCGTACGCCTGGATGCGGTGCTGCAGCACCTGGGGATCGGCAGCCTGCCGTACTTCACTGCGCGCCATGCCCTGGAGCAGGGCTTGATCGTGCAGGTGCTGCCGGAGTGGACCTTCCTGGCCTCCTACCACGGCGGCGCCTGGCTGCTGCACTCGCCGACCCGCTACCTGCCGCCCAAGTTGCGGGTGTTCATCGATTACCTGGTGGAGTGCCTGGCCAAGGAACCGACCTTGGGCCGGCCGGGCAAGGCGCCCTAGTCGCCGGCAAACGGCGCCCATGAAAAAGGCCCGCCGGTGTAACCGTACGGGCCTTGGTGACGCCAGGCGTATCGATCAGTGCTTGCTGTCCTGGTCGGAGAGCGCCAGCAGCTGTTTTTCCTGGTTCCAGTCGAAGGGCTCGTCGTTCTGCTCGGCCTCGTAGCGGCGCTCCTCGAGGGCCTGGTACAGGTCGATTTCCTCGTCGGGCATGTAGTGCAGGCAGTCGCCGGCGAAGTACCACAGCAGGTCGCGCGGCACCAGGTGGGCGATCTGTGGGTAGCGTTGCATGATCTGGCACAGCAGGTCCTGGCCCAGGTACTGGCTTTCGATCGGATCGATCGGCAGCGAGGCGCGCAGTTCATCGAAGCGCTCCAGGAACAGCGCGTGGCTTTCTTCGGGAACCTGTTCGGCTTCTCCCACGGCCACCAGGATGCTGCGCAGGTGGTCCAGCAGGACGAGATGGTCGGCGACGGTGTTGGACATGACAGGGTCCTCAAGAGCAAAACGGGCGCGGGAGTATATAGCCCCCACGCCCGGTTTCATAATCGACCAGCCCAAGGGCGGTCGCCTAGCGGGTCTTGCCTTCGCTCAAGGTCAACTCTTGCTTGGCGAAATCATCCACATCGATGACTTTGCGCCGCGCTGCTTCGGCCGCGTGCAGGCTTTGCGCCTCGGCTGCCTGCAGGACACCGGCCTCCAGCGCGGTGTCGATGACCGATTCGCCGGCCGCGGGCTTGAACTGGCCGCTTTTCAACGCCTCGTGCAGGCGCTTGTATTGTGGATGGGCGGCGCTGATCAGTTCGCAGGCATGCTGCAGGGCACCCACCGGATCGTCCGCCGCTTGCGGGCGGTAGCAACCTTCGAGCACGGCTTCCAGGGCCGGGTCACCCTTGGCCCGGCCGATGATCGCCGCCACTTCGGCGTCCAGTCGATCCGAGGGGCCGGTATGGCGCCGGCCGAAGGGAAACACCAGGACCCGCAGCAGGCAGCCGAAGGTGCGGCTGGGGAAGTTGCGCAGCAGTTCGTCCAGGGCCCGTTCCGAGTGACCGAGGCTTTCTTCCATGGCCCAGGCCAGCAGCGGTTGCAGGTACTCCGGCGAGTCCAGGTCGTGGTAGCGCTTGAGCGCCGCCGAGCCCAGGTACAGGTGGCTGAGCACATCGCCCAGGCGTGCGGACAGGCGCTCGCGGCGCTTGAGTTCGCCACCCAGGAGCATCATCGACAGGTCGGCGAGCAGGGCGAAGGCTGCGGCCTGGCGGTTCAAGGCGCGGAAGTAGCCCTGGCTGAGGCTGTCCCCCGGGGCTTTTTCGAAGCGACCCAGGCCCAGGTTCAGCACCAGGGTGCTGGCGGCGTTGCTCACGGCGAAGCCGATGTGCTTGAGCAGCAGGGCATCGAACTCCCTCAGGGCCTGGTCATGGTCTTCGCGCCCGGCCAGGGCCATTTCCTTGAGCACGAAGGGATGGCAGCGGATCGCCCCCTGGCCGAAGATCATCAGGTTGCGCGACAGGATGTTGGCGCCTTCCACGGTGATGAAGATCGGCGCGCCCTGCCAGTTGCGGCCCAGGTAGTTGTTGGGCCCCATGATGATGCCCTTGCCGCCGTGCACATCCATGGCGTGGCCGATGCATTCGCGGCCGCGCTCGGTGAGGTGGTACTTGAGGATCGCCGACAGCACCGAGGGTTTTTCCCCCAGGTCCACGGCGTTGGCGGTGAGCATGCGCGCGCTGTCCATCAGCCAGGCATTGCCGCCGATGCGCGCCAGGGCTTCCTGGATGCCTTCGAAGGCCGCCAGCGGCACGTTGAACTGCTCACGTACCTGGGCGTACTGGCCGGTGACCAGGCTGGTGAACTTGGCGGCACCGGTGCCCACTGCCGGGAGCGAGATGGAGCGTCCCACCGACAGGCAGTTCATCAGCATCATCCAGCCCTTGCCGAGCATGTCCTGGCCGCCGATAAGGAAGTCCAGGGGGATGAACACGTCCTTGCCGGAGTTGGGGCCATTCATGAAGGCGGCGCCCAGGGGCAGGTGGCGGCGGCCGATTTCCACCCCGGGGGTGTCGGTGGGGATCAAGGCCAGGCTGATGCCCAGGTCTTCCTCTTCGCCCAGCAGGTGGTCCGGGTCATGGGCCTTGAAGGCCAGGCCCAGCAGGGTCGCTACCGGGCCCAGGGTGATGTAGCGCTTTTCCCAGTTCAGGCGCAGGCCGAGGGTTTCCTCGCCTTGCCACTGGCCCTTGCAGATGATGCCGGTGTCCGGCATGGCCCCGGCGTCGGAGCCGGCCAGGGGGCCGGTCAGGGCAAAGCAGGGAATATCGTCGCCCCGGGCCAGGCGCGGCAGGTAGTGGTTGCGCTGTTCGTCGGTGCCGTAGTGCAGCAGCAGTTCGGCCGGGCCCAGGGAATTGGGAACCATGACCGTGGAGGCCAGGTCGCCGCTGCGGGTCGCCAGCTTCATCGCCACCTGGGAGTGGGCATAGGCCGAGAAGCCCTTGCCGCCGTACTCCTTGGGAATGATCAGGGCGAAGAAACCATGTTCCTTGATATGCGCCCAGGCCTCGGCAGGCAGGTCCATCTGCTGGCCGATCTGCCAGTCGCTGACCATGGCGCAGAGTTCTTCGGTGGGACCGTCGATGAAGGCTTGTTCTTCCTCGGTGAGCTGGGCCTTGGGATAGGCCAGCAGGGTGTTCCAGTCAGGACGCCCGCTGAACAACTCGCCATCCCACCACACGGTGCCGGCGTCGATGGCGTCGCGCTCGGTTTGCGACATCGGTGGCAAGACTTTCTGGAACCAGTTGAACAGCGGGGCGCTGAAATGCTTGCGCCGCAGGTCCGGCAGCAACAGGGGCGCGGCCACTGCCGCCAGGACGACCCAGAACACCAGCAGCAACCAGCCGGGAGCGTGGCTGAAGATGCCCATGGCCAGCAGGTAGACAGCGACTGCGCCCAGGGCGGGCAACGGAGCGGTGCGGCGATGTGCCAGGTAGGCGACGCCAGCCAGCAGAACCAGTATCCACAACAACAGCATATTCAATCCTCCATGAGGCCAGGGGGCCGAAGCACCCTCAGAGCTTAGTCGGCGTGCGACCAAGCGGGTGCCCGGGGCGGTGCGGGACAGGCAGGCCCTGGCCGGTGAACGTCGGCTGCCCGTTTCGTCCGGCTGGGTGAAGCAGGCCATGATCTTTGGCTGAAACGTCGTTATCTCTGTGCTGGATGCCTCTATAGACTCAGGGTTCACCTGGAGGTTATGCCCATGCACGAGTACCTGCGTCCCAGCCGCTTCATCGATAGTGACCACCCGGCGGTAGTGGAGTTCGCCGAATCTCATCGCGGCACCCGAGGCGACCCCAGGGAGCAAGCGGTGAGCCTCTACTACGCGGTACGCGAGGCCGTGCGCTACAACCCCTACACTTTCAGCCTCGACCCCGGGAGCCTGCGCGGCAGCCACGCCCTGGCCACGGGCGAGAGCTATTGCGTGCCCAAGGCGACCTTGCTGGCCGGTTGTGCACGGCATTGCGGGATTCCTGCCCGGATAGGCCTGGCGGACGTGCGCAACCATCTCTCGACCCCGCGCTTGCTGGAATTGTTGCGCAGCGACGTGTTCGCCATGCACGGCTATACCGAGCTGTACCTGGACGGGCGTTGGGTCAAGGCCACGCCGGCGTTCAACCAGGACCTGTGCGAGCTGTTCGATGTGGCGCCGCTGGAGTTCGACGGCGTGCATGACAGCGTCTTCCATCCCTTCAATCGCCAGGGCGAGCAGTTGATGGAATACCTGGTGGACCATGGGCAGTTTGCCGATGTCCCGGAGCACTTCTTTTTCGACCACCTGAAAAAATGCTATCCGCATCTGATCGGCCAGCCGCAATTCACAGGACTTGGGGATATGCACAGCGATTTGAGTCGCGGCTGATCAGGCGTAGACTGCCCCGGCATTCATTACCGAGGGATGGTCATGCTGAAGATCTGGGGACGCAAGAATTCATCGAATGTCAGGAAAGCGCTGTGGTGCGCCGAGGAATTGGGGCTGGCCTATGAGTCCCTGGATGCCGGTGGCGCCTTCGGTGTGGTGGACACCCCCGAGTACCGGGCGCTGAACCCCAACGGGCGGATCCCGATGATCGAGGACGAAGGCTTCGTGCTCTGGGAATCCAACACCATCGTGCGCTATTTACTGGCTCGGCATGCCGCCGGCACGCCCTGGTATCCGGCCGACGTGCAGGCACGGGCCAGTGCCGAGAAGTGGATGGATTGGAACACCTCGACCTTCGCCGATGTGTTCCGTCCCCTGTTCTGGGGGGTATTGCGCACCCCGTCGGAACAACAGGATTGGGTGAAGATCAATGCGGCCAGGGACACCTGTGCCGACTTGCTGGGGCGGGTCGACCAGGCGCTGGCCGGGCAACCCTACCTCTCCGGCCAGCAGATCGGCATGGGCGACATTCCCTTGGGCAGTTTCATTTATGCCTGGTTCGAGATGCCGATCGAGCGGCCATCGATGCCCCATCTGGAAGCCTGGTACCAGCGCCTGCAGCAGCGCCCGGCCTATCGTCGGGCGGTGATGACCGCGTTGACTTAATACCCACTATTGATAGACATGACTGTACTTGCAGGGCGTCGGCACGCAACATGGCGAGCGTCCGGCGTCGTTGCAATCTGGCCGGGCCGCCCTTAACTATAAAACTCCCTCTTCTTGGTGCATGAATCCGATATGAGTTCCGCTCTGTCCATCCGGCAGCTAACCAAAACCTACGGCAACGGTTTCCAGGCCCTGAGTGGTATCGATCTGGATGTCGCCGAGGGTGACTTCTTTGCCCTGCTCGGTCCCAACGGGGCCGGTAAATCCACCACTATCGGCATTCTCTCGACCCTGGTGAACAAGACCAGCGGAACGGTGAATGTCTTCGGCCATGACCTGGATCGCCAGCCGGCGGCGCTCAAGCGCAGCATTGGCGTGGTGCCGCAGGAATTCAACTTCAACCAGTTCGAAAAGACCTTCGACATCGTCGTGACCCAGGCCGGCTATTACGGTATTCCGGCGAAGATCGCCAGGGAGCGGGCCGAGCAATACCTGACCCAGCTCGGCCTGTGGGACAAGCGCGACATGCCTTCGCGCTCCTTGTCCGGTGGCATGAAGCGCCGGTTGATGATCGCCCGGGCCCTGGTCCATGAACCGCGCCTGTTGATCCTCGATGAACCCACTGCCGGGGTGGATATCGAGCTGCGCCGTTCGATGTGGAGCTTCCTCACCGAGCTCAACCAGAAGGGCATCACCATCATCCTCACCACTCACTACCTGGAAGAGGCCGAGCAGTTGTGCCGCAACATCGGCATCATCGACCACGGCACCATCGTCGAGAACACCAGCATGCGCCAGTTGCTCGGCCAACTGCATGTGGAGACCTTCCTGCTCGACCTCAAGCATGACCTGTCCGTCGCACCCTCGTTGGTCGGTTATCCGGCCCGACTGGTGGATAGCCATACCCTGGAGGTCCAGGTGGACAAAGCCGCAGGGATCACCGCGCTGTTCGGCCAATTGGCGCTGCAAAACATCGAAGTGCTGAGCCTGCGTAACAAGACCAACCGACTTGAGGAACTGTTCGTGTCCCTGGTGGAGAAGAATCTGTCGAAGGTGGCGGTATGAGTTCAGAGTTCCAAGCCAACCTGGTGGCGCTCAATACCATCGTCTACCGCGAGGTCAAGCGCTTTACCCGGATCTGGCCGCAGACCCTGCTGCCGCCAGCCATCACCATGGTCCTGTACTTCGTCATCTTCGGTAACCTCATTGGCCGGCAAATCGGTGACATGGGTGGCTTCACCTACATGGAGTACATCGTGCCGGGGCTGATCATGATGTCGGTGATCACCAACTCCTACGGCAATGTGGTGTCGAGCTTCTTCGGCAGCAAGTTCCAGCGCTCCATCGAGGAACTGATGGTGTCGCCGGTGTCGCCCCACACTATTCTGGTCGGCTACACCCTCGGTGGGGTGCTGCGTGGGCTGGCGGTGGGAGTGATCGTGACGCTGCTGTCGCTGTTCTTCACCAAGCTGCAGGTGCATCACCTGGGCATCACTGTGCTGGTGGTGGTGCTGACGGCGACGATCTTCTCGCTGTTGGGCTTCATCAACGCGGTGTTCGCACGCAACTTCGACGATATCTCGATTATTCCGACGTTCGTCCTGACACCACTGACCTACCTGGGCGGGGTGTTCTACTCGATCAACCTGCTGCCGCCGTTCTGGCAGACCGTGTCCCTGGCCAACCCGGTGTTGCACATGGTCAACTCGTTCCGCTACGGCATCCTCGGGGTATCGGATATCAGTATCGGCACCGCGATCACGTTCATGCTGGTGGCCACGGCGGTGCTTTATATCGGTTGTGCCCGGTTGCTGGTCAGCGGGCGCGGCATGCGCCAGTAAGCAGCACTGTCGGCAATGAAAACGGCCTCCCTCGGGAGGCCGTTGTCGTTTCTAGCGCCTCTGCAACTTGCGCCGTCGCCATTGGCGGGCGACCCACCAACGCCAATAGAGCATGGTCAGGCAATAGGCCAGGGCCCCCAGTACCAGGCCGGCCACCACCGAACCCAGGAGGAAGGGTTGCCACAGGGTGGACAACTGGCCGCTGATCCACTCCCAGGTAAGGCTGTCGGGCAGGGTGCGTGGCGGTACGTTCATCAGCCAGGCTCCTAGCTGATAGGTGCAGAAGAACACCGGCGGCATGGTGATCGGGTTGGTCAGCCACACCAGGCTGACGCTGATGGGCATATTGCCCCGCAGCCAGATGGCCAGCACTGCGGCGAGAAGCATCTGCATCGGGATCGGGATGAAGGCGGCGAACAGGCCCACGGCCATGGCCCGGGCCACCGAGTGCCGGTTGAGGTGCCAGAGGTTGGCGTCATGCAGCAGGGTACCGAGAAAGCGTAAGGACTTGTGTTCGCGGATGCTGCTGGGATCTGGCATGTAGCGTCGGAATAAGCGCCGGGGCATAAGGCTTCTCGGTCGGGTCAAGCGGCAATTATGACCGGATTGTAACTAGGGCAAATTCAGACATTGTGACAAATGATAAAGCCGCCTCCCGACATTCTTGGCTAATCCCAGGGTAGGGATTGTCATGGATGGAGTGGCGAATGCGCACAGGGATGCTGGGGTTGGCCGCGGGGCTTCTGGCACTGGGTTTCCTGCCAGCCTTGCCGCCCGCCTGGTGGTTGTGGCCGATGGGGATACTGGCATTGATGATGCTGCCGTTTCGTACACATCCGGTGGCATTTTTCCTGTTCGGCCTGGCTTGGGCGTGCACGTGCGCGCAATGGGCGCTTGATGACCGCCTGGCCTCGCGACTGGATGGGCAGACCCGTTGGCTGGAGGGGAGGGTCGTCGGTTTGCCGGAGAGCGGAACAGGGGTAGTACGTTTCGAGGTGCAGGATGCCCAGGCCCGGCGTGATCGGTTGCCAAGGCGAATGCGCCTGAGCTGGCGTGATGGGCCGCAGGTCAGAAGTGGCGAGCGCTGGCGCCTGGCGGTGACCTTGCGGCGCCCGGCGGGCCTGCTCAATCTGCAGGGTTTCGACTACGAAGCCTGGTTGCTGGCCAGGCGGATTGGCGCCACCGGTACGATCAAGGACGGCCAGCTACTGGCTGCGGCCCGTGGTGCCTGGCGTGATGGCTTGCGCCAGCGGTTATTGGCCGTCGAGGCCCATGGGCGTGCCGGAGGGCTGGCTGCTCTGGTGATGGGGGACGGTTCCGGGTTGGCGCGTGAGGATTGGCAGCTGCTGCAGGACACTGGCACCGTGCACTTGATGGTGATCTCCGGGCAGCACATCAGCCTGTTGGCCGGGGTGGTTTACCTGGCCGTGGCGGGATTGGCACGTCATGGCGCGTGGCCCGAGCGTTGGCCCTGGCTGCCCTGGGCTTGTGCCCTGGCATTCCTCGCGGCCCTGGGTTATGGGCTGCTGGCCGGGTTCGACGTGCCCGTCCAGCGCTCTTGTGTGATGGTGGCGCTGGTCCTGCTCTGGCGCTTGCGCTTTCGTCACCTGGGGACCTGGTGGCCGTTGTTGCTGGCGCTTGATGCGGTCTTGCTGTTCGAACCCCTGGCCAGCCTGCAACCGGGGTTCTGGTTGTCGTTCGCCGCGGTGGCGATCCTGGTCTTCACCTTCGCTGGGCGCCTGGGGACATGGCGCTGGTGGCAAAGCTGGAGCCGCGCCCAGTGGTTGGTGGCCATCGGCCTCTTGCCATCGCTACTGGCCCTGGGCCTGCCCATCAGCCTCAGTGGTCCAGTGGCCAATCTGCTGGCCGTTCCCTGGATCAGTTTTCTAGTACTGCCGCCAGCCTTGTTGGGGTGCCTGCTGTTGCCCGTGCCCTATCTGGGAGAGGGAATGCTGTGGCTGGCCGGTGGGTTGCTCGACGGGTTGTTTCGTTGGCTGGAGGTGGTGGCCCGATGGTCCCCGGCTTGGATGGCACCCCTGCTTCCCTGGTGGCTCTGGGTCTTGTCCTGCCTGGGTGCTGGCTTGTTGCTGTTGCCTGCTGGTACACCGTTGCGGATTTTCGGCTGGCCCTTGTTGTTGCTGGTGGCCTGGCCACCGCCGCAGCGGGTGCCCTATGGCCAGGCCGAGGTCTGGCAGCTGGATGTGGGGCAGGGATTGTCATTCATCCTGCGTACCAGGGAGCGCGCGATGCTGTATGACGCCGGCGCCCGCAGCGGTGATTTCGACCTGGGGGAGCGAGTGGTGGTGCCGACCTTGCATCGGCTGGCCATCCGGCAACTGGACCTGATGCTGCTCAGCCATGCCGATAACGATCACGCCGGAGGTGCCCTGGCGGTGCAGCGGGCGTTGCCGGTGCACCTGGTACGCAGTGGCGAGCCCCGGGAGTTGCCGGCGGCCCTGCAAGCCACACCTTGTGAGTCCGGAGTGAGCTGGCAATGGGATGGCGTGCGTTTCAGCCAATGGCAATGGGCCCAAGCCCGTGATGGCAACCAGGCATCCTGCGTGCTGTTGGTCGAGGCGAATGGAGAGCGCCTGCTGCTCACCGGCGATATCGACGTCCAGGCCGAAAGAGCCTTTCTAGACAGTCCGCTGGGGGTGCCTGTGCATTGGCTGCAAGCGCCTCACCACGGTAGCCGGACCTCGTCGTCCAGGGCCTTGTTGCAGCGCCTGGCCCCTGGCGCGGTGCTGATCTCCCGGGGGCGTGGCAATGCCTATGGCCATCCCCACCCGCAAGTGGTGGCGCGTTATCGACGCCAGGGCGTGATCATCTACGACAGCGCCGAGCAGGGGGCACTGAAGCTGCAACTGGGGGCCTTCAGCAAGCCATACAGCGTGCGGGAGCAGCGGCGTTTCTGGCGTGCTCCACCGGCAATGCCTTAAATAACCGTGGGTTATTAAAGCCTCTGAACATGCGACATCACGGTCTTCGGTGCGTCCAGCCCCTATGTTAGAGTGGCGCACTTTTTCGAGGGGGCTGTCACTGTGTGGGAATTGGTCAAATCCGGCGGCTGGATGATGTTGCCGATCATTCTGAGTTCCATCGCTGCCGTGGGCATCATTGCCGAGCGCTTGTGGACCCTGCGAGCCAGCCGTGTCACACCGCCCCATCTGCTGGGCCAGGTCTGGCGCTGGATCAAGGACAAGCAGCTGAACAAGGACAAGCTCAAGGAGTTGCGCGCCGACTCGCCACTGGGTGAGATCCTGGCCGCAGGCCTGGCCAACTCCAAGCATGGCCGCGAGATCATGAAGGAATGCATCGAGGAGGCGGCTGCCCGGGTCATCCACGAGCTGGAGCGCTACCTCAATGCCCTCGGCACCATCGCCGCCATGGCGCCTTTGCTGGGCCTGCTGGGTACGGTACTGGGGATGATCGATATCTTCAGTTCGTTCATGGGCTCGGGCATGACCACCAACGCCCATGTACTGGCGGGGGGGATTTCCAAGGCGCTGATCACTACGGCGGCCGGCCTGATGGTGGGTATTCCGTCGGTGTTCTTCCATCGCTTCCTGCAACGCCGGGTCGATGAGTTGGTGGTGGGCATGGAGCAGGAGGCGATCAAGCTGGTCGAGGTGATCCAGGGCGACCGCGATGTCGACCTGGCCGAGGACAAAGCGTGAAGTTCCGTCGCAAACCCCGGGAAACCGTGGATATCAACCTCGCGTCGCTGATCGACGTGGTGTTCATCCTGCTGTTGTTCTTCGTCGTGACCACCACCTTCACCCGGGAAACCGAACTGCGTGTCGACTTGCCGGAGGCGGTCAGCGGTTCGCCCGCCGAGGACCAGCAGGTCAAGCAACTGGATATCGCCATCAGTGCCGATGGCGTGTTCTCGGTGAACAACCAGGTGCTGCCCAAGAGTGACCTGGCGAGCCTGATCGATGCATTGCAGAAGGAGTCCGGTGGCGACACCAACCTGCCGCTGTCCATCAGTGCCGACGGCAAGACCCAGCACCAGGCGGTGATCACCGCCATGGACGCCGCTGGCAAGCTCGGTTTCAGCCACTTGCGCATGACTACCGTCGAGGCGGCAACGGCACCCTGATGGCATTTTCCGATCGTCTGTTGGCCGCCTGGTACCAGGGCCATCCCGCGTTGAAACTGTTGCAGCCCCTGGAATGGCTGTATCGCCGTGTCGTGGTGGGCAAGCGCCAGCGCTTCCTGGCGGGCCAGGGCGAGATCTACCAGCCGCCGGTGCCCTTGGTGGTGGTGGGTAATATCACCGTCGGCGGCACTGGCAAGACGCCCTTGATCCTGTGGCTGGTGGAGCATTGCCAGCGCCTGGGCCTGCGGGTTGGGGTCGTCAGCCGTGGGTATGGGGCCAAGCCGCCGCACCTGCCATGGCGCGTCGATGCCCAGGACAGCGCCGAGGTGGCTGGCGACGAGCCGTTGTTGATCGTCCAGCGCTGTGGCGTGCCATTGATGATCGATCCTGATCGCAGTCGCGCGGTGCAGGCCTTGCTGGCCGCGGAACCGCTGGACCTGATTCTGTCCGATGATGGCCTGCAACACTACCGCCTGGCCCGGGACCTGGAGCTGGTGCTGATCGACGCTGCCCGTGGTTTGGGCAATCGCCGTTGCCTGCCGGCCGGGCCGCTGCGTGAGCCGGTGGAGCGCCTGCACAGCGTCGATGCACTGTTGTACAACGGCGCCAGCGATGATCGCGACGATGGTTTCGCCTTTCAGCTCCAGCCCTCGGCACTGGTCAACCTGCAAAGCGGCGAGCGTCGCGGCGTTGAGCATTTTGCCCCGGGGCAGGCCGTGCATGCGGTAGCGGGCATCGGCAACCCCCAGCGTTTCTTCAATACCCTTGAAACGCTACACTGGCGACCTGTTCCCCATGCATTTGCCGACCACGCCCAATTCAGTGCGCAGGCCCTGGCTTTCAGCCCGCCATTGCCGTTGGTCATGACTGAAAAAGACGCGGTCAAATGCCGCGGCTTCGCGGCTGCCGACTGGTGGTACCTGGCGGTGGACGCGGTGCCATCGCCGGCTTTCGTCGCCTGGTTCGATACCCAGTTGATGCGCCTGCTGCCCGATCGCCTATTGCCTTAACCGCTTTTATCCAGGGAAACCCTCATGGACACCAAACTGCTCGACATCCTGGCCTGCCCGATCTGCAAAGGCCCTCTCAAACTCAGCGCCGACAAGACCGAGCTGATCAGCAAGGGAGCCGGCCTGGCCTACCCGATTCGCGATGGCATTCCGGTCATGCTGGAGAGCGAAGCTCGCACCCTGACCGCCGAGGAGCGCCTGGAGAAATGACCAGCGCCTTCACCGTCGTTATCCCGGCACGTTTTGCTTCCACCCGCCTGCCAGGCAAACCGCTGCAACTGATCGCCGGCAAGCCGATGATCCAGTGGGTCTGGGAGCAGGCCAGCAAGAGTCGCGCCGAGCGTGTGGTCGTGGCCACTGACGATCAGCGCATCGTCGACGCTTGCCGGGGCTTTGGTGCCGAGGCGCTGCTGACCCGTGAAGACCACAACTCCGGTACTGATCGCCTGGCGGAAGTCGCCAGCCAACTGGGCCTGGCGGCAGACGCCATCGTAGTCAACGTCCAGGGCGACGAGCCGCTGATCCCGCCGGCGGTGATCGACCAGGTAGCCGCCAACCTGGCTGGCCATCCCGAAGCGCGCATGGCCACCTTGGCCGAGCCGATCGAGGATGCACAGACCCTGTTCAACCCCAATGTGGTCAAGGTGGTCAGCGACCTCAATGGCCTGGCTTTGACCTTCAGCCGTTCGACCTTGCCCTGGGCTCGGGACGCCTTTGCCCGCAATCGCGACGAGCTGCCGGCCGGCGTGCCTTATCGCCGCCATATCGGCATCTACGCGTACCGGGCTGGCTTCCTTCACGACTTCGTCAGCTGGGGGCCTTGCTGGTTGGAGAATA
It contains:
- the kdsB gene encoding 3-deoxy-manno-octulosonate cytidylyltransferase, which codes for MTSAFTVVIPARFASTRLPGKPLQLIAGKPMIQWVWEQASKSRAERVVVATDDQRIVDACRGFGAEALLTREDHNSGTDRLAEVASQLGLAADAIVVNVQGDEPLIPPAVIDQVAANLAGHPEARMATLAEPIEDAQTLFNPNVVKVVSDLNGLALTFSRSTLPWARDAFARNRDELPAGVPYRRHIGIYAYRAGFLHDFVSWGPCWLENTESLEQLRALWHGVRIHVADALEAPPTGVDTAEDLERVRRLLEA